The sequence below is a genomic window from Rudanella lutea DSM 19387.
ACAACTCCTTCCACCCGGATCTGCCGTTCGAGTTCAGGGTAAAAGAAAGTGAGCGAGGCCACCGGATTTGCCGCCAGGTCATGCCCTTTGTCACTTTCATAATTGGTATAGAACACAAAACCCCGACTATCGACCTCTTTGATAAGCACAATCCGACCCGATGGGCGGCCATTTTCGCCGACGGTAGCCAGGTGCATAGCGTTTGGCTCAGGAATACCAGCCCCCAATGCTGCCTCAAACCATTGCCGAAACTGGGCGAAAGGGTCGGCCAAAACATCGCTCCGATCAAGCCCATTGAGGGTGTACTCCTTTCTTAAGTCTGCTATTTCTACCGACATAATTCGTTTTCTTTGCGATCGTTAGGGAAGGAAAAATCCTCCGAATCCGCAATTCTTTCTATTTTTGCAAAAGTAATCGGTACGTTACCAACATGGCAAACGAAGAAAAAGAAATCAAAGGACCTGAGGATTTGACCAGTAAGCCAGCCGAAATGTTGGAACTGGATGCGACAGAGAACGCTGCTGCTGAGCCTGCTCAAGAGGATGTAACAGACGAACCTGCTGCCCAGTCAACTGAAACGGTTGAGGCATCAACGCCCGTCGAAACCTCGGAAGAACCGGCCCCGGTAGAAGCATCCGCTGAAGCCCCAGTCGCGCCGGTTACCAGTGAAGAGTCATCGGTTCCGACAGCCGCTACGGAGGCTGAACCCACCGATGTGTCAGACGCCCAGGCGGTTTCGACCGACGAGGCTCCCGCCGAAGAACTCCCGGCCGATGCCGAGGTGCCTTCCATTCTGGACGAAGCAGCCCCGCAAGCCGAGGTTGTAGCCGAAACTGCAGCGCCCGAAGCCGAAGTAGCTCCGGCAGACGCCATCGAACCATCGGTAGCCGAAGAAATCTCGGCAGACTACGCCGACACGGAGACGGCCGAGGAAGAAGCGGCTGCCCAGCCTGCTATCGACTACAGTCAGTTTGGTAAGGCTGAGTTTGTGACCCTGCTTCAAGAGCAGCTCACGACCATCAGCGCCGAAGGGGTAACACCTGGTGATTTCAAGCGGGCCGACGCCATTCTGAAAGAGGCCAAGCCGCTGTTTGATCAGCTGAAAGCAGGAGACCGCCAATCGGCTCTCTCTAAATACACCGAAGAAAACGGGTCAGACGAGGGCTTCGAGTTTAAGTACGACGAGAGCGTCAACCAGTTTGATGCGTTGTACAAGCAGATCAAGAGCCTGAAGAATACCTATTTCCAGAATCTGGACAAGGCTAAAGATTCGAACTTCGCTACCAAGACCGAACTGCTCCGGCGGCTTCGCGAACTGGTTGAGAACGACGAAAACAGCGCGGCCGATCCCAAGGCCAGCTGGAATGAGTTCAAGCAGGTTCAGGACGAGTGGAAAGCCGCGGGTAACATCAACTCACCCCACAACGCTACGCTTTGGGCTACGTACCACGCCCTGGTCGACCGCTATTACAGCAACCGGAATATCTATTTCGAGCTGAAAGAGCTTGACCGTAAGCGGAATGCCACCCTCAAAACGGAGGTTATCCAGAAGGTTGAAGCTATGGCGCAGGAACTGGCCGACAAGCCGGTATCTCGTCAGACAATCGACGAAGCCAATGCGCTGTTTGAAGAGTACAAGCATATCGGCCCGGCCCCCAAAGCCGAGCAGGAAGTACTCTGGGGCCGTATGAAAGCGGCTCTGGATACGCTGTACGAACGGCGTCGGGGCCAAACCGAAGAGCAGCGGAAAGAATCGGCTCAGTTGTACGAAGAGAAGTCGAAAATCTACGAAGAACTGGTTCCGTTTACGTCATTCTCTTCATCAAGCATCAACGATTGGAACGACAAGACCAAGGAGGTTATGGCGATTCAGGACCGCTGGAACGCGCTGAAAGGTTCGATGCCGCGCGAGGAAGGCAAAGAGCTGAGCAAGAAGTTCTGGGCCACGCTGAAATCGTTCTTCTACAACAAAGGCGAGTTCTTCAAAGAGCTGGAAGCGAAGCGTGAGCAGAACCTGAAAGCGAAAACCGAACTGTGTGAGCAGGTAGAGGCTATTCTCGAATCGGGCGAAGATACTCCCGAGCTGACCCAGCGCGTGATTGAGCTGCAACGGCAGTGGAAAAACATCGGCCAGGTACCTGAGAAGTTCAAAAACTCGATTTTTGATCGGTTCAAGAATGCCTGCGATTCGTTCTTCAACCGCAAGCGCAACAAGAATCAGGAAACAGAGCGGGAGTTTGAAGATAACCTCGCGAAGAAAAACGAACTGATTGCCCGCATCGAAGCTGCTGCATCGGAAGGTGCCGACCTCTCACAAATGAACGAGTTCAAGCGGGAGTGGAGCAGCATCGGTTTTGTACCCAAGCGCGACATGCAGGCAACGCAGAAGCGCTACATCAACGCGATCAACGCGTTGGTCGGTGCAATGGGTAAGATGACCCAGAAAGAAAAAGACCGGGTAATCCAGGAAACCGAAGCCGAAGTAAATCAAGGCCGTCGGGGCGGTGGAAACCGGGGCGACCGCGACCGGGATTCGTACCGTCGGGGTGGTCATGGTGACGGCGATAGCCGGGGTGGCGATATCCGTCGTCGGATAACAGCCCTCGAAAACGACATCGCCACGTACCGTAACAACATCGAGTTTTTTGCCCGGTCGAAGAACGCCGATAAACTCCGTGCCGATATCGACAAGAAGATTGCCGATGCGCAAAAGCAGCTCGACGATCTCCGCAATCAGCTACGGGCTGCCCAGTCGGCCTAAGCGAATTCGAAATGATTAACCAGAAGCCTGTGCGTTGACTCGCACAGGCTTTTTTCGTGACTACCCGTAAAAAAACTACCCTGAACAGACGGAGTTAACCGAAAGCCGTCTTGCTGTGAAGTCAGGCAGTCAGTTGTCGGCCTCAACTTTAGCGTTTTATTTTATTTAAACAGCCTGTTTTTCAGCAAAATACGCCCCTAGACCACCAAAAACGAATATTTTTTCTCTAAAACACTTGCGCGAAATACTACTTCGCCCTACTTTTGCACCACGATTCACCGGAAACGGGGCGTCGTAAGAGTAAAGCCTCCATAGCTCAGCTGGTAGAGCAACTGACTTGTAATCAGTAGGTCGTTGGTTCGATCCCGACTGGGGGCTCAAAAAGTAAAAACCGCTCAAGAAATTGAGCGGTTTTTTTTGTGCATCACTCACGCACAATCACAAACTCCACCCGCCGGTTTTCGGCACAGGGCGATGGGCAAATAGGGCGGGTATCGCCGTAGCCTACCGTTGTGATTCGATCGGCCGCAACCCCGTTGCTTACCACATAGGTCTTGATGGCCCGAACCCGGTTCTCTGACAGCTGCTGATTGGCGCCAGTCTCCCCTATTTTATCGGTATGCCCTTCGAGCCGGATGACGAGCGTTGGTCGACTGAGCATGAGGCTCACCAAACTGTCGAGTTCGGCGTATGAGCTGGCAAACAAGTCGGCACGTGAGGGGGCAAAGAGCACATTATTCAGCCGGATTCGTTCGGCCGGTTTAACCACAGGCAAGGTATCTGTTGGGGGCAGAACCGGCTTGGGAGCCGGGGGAGCCGGTTTAGAAGTTACCTGGGGCTGCTTCGGTTTAGGTGTAGGCTGAACCCGTGGCTGTCTGCGAAATGTGTGCTCAAAAATAGTCAAGGGAATACCGAGATTAAGCACTACCGAATGCTGCGATAAGCTAAGTACCTCCGAACTACGCAGGAGGTTGCTCTGGTAATAATCAAATTGCTTCAAAAAGAGCGGATCCGTCAGCGGTTTGACATACTGAATACTTAAACGAACAGGCACCGTTCCGCCCCATTGCACGCCCACCTCCGGGCAAATGGCCCAATTGGCAGTTGGTGCCCGGTTGATCATTCGATAGCCAGTACCCCGCTCAACATAATCGAGTACACCACCTTCGGTCACCTTAGGCCATTTTTGTTCAATCGTATGCTCGCGGGCGTTGGTCGCGTACCGGGCCGACAAATGCACAAAATAGTGGACGTTTTTGTCGGGGTTTTCCCAAAAACGCTTTATGCCTCCTCCAAAACCGAGATAGCGGTAAATGAGCAGATATTTTGAAGATAGGTATGAGGCCGTCTCCAGTCCAATAACATGCGTTTGCTGCACCCCTCCGGCCGTAAGCCCCCACCCCCGATGGGTACGGTCATTTTTACGAGTTAGCTCAAATCCCAAACCGATCAGTTTTTCGAATACGTTAACTTCCCGGCTTGCCCCACTCGGCCCAAACAGGCGTCCTTCATAAATAAATTGATCGGTATGGGTCAGGGTAGGTGCTCCCCCGCGTACCTGAATCGGGTTTTTCAACGACCGTGGAGAACCATAATGCGGAACAACATTAAAAGAGACGGTTTGTGCCGGAGCAAAGGATGCCCATAATAAAAGTATCATTACGCCTAAAAAGCGCAACATGCCTACCCGAAAGGCAAACAAAAATGGAGTCATACAACGATTGGTAAAGATTATTTACCGCTATATCGTTGCGTTGGATAAAGGTTATCAGTTTAATGGTTCCGATTTTTTATTGCGGGCATTCCGTCGTCTGTAGCGCTTTCGATGAGCCTAATGAAGTGTATCAGCAACCCTACTTTACGTATTAACAATAAGTTATATACGCATCAAGAACCACCTTATAAGCTAAAACAATATAGAAAATGGATACAAATCAATACTTCACGCTATAAGCTTTCACTCGGCTCTTTTCAGTACCGGGGTTTGCTTTTAAACGTAATCGCTTATTCTAACTCCTTTTTCAAACGAGCCGCTTCGACCTGGTACGGGTGGTTAGCTTCGGCGGCTATGGTCTGAACTTGCTGCCGCGCCCGTTCAACATCTCCTTGTTTGAGATACAGCATGGCTAGATACCACTGAGCCACACGGCTCCAGTGACTATTTGATTGGGTTGCGACTTGTTTTAACACCGGCTCCACGGCCGACAGGTTTGCCGTGTTAAACACGCCGAGCGCCCGCATGACCTGGGTTGAGTCAGATTCGCCGGTTGGCGGCTGACCGGCCCCCATAAGCTCAGGATCTGAACTAACGGGCGGCTGTTTGGGCTGGGCTGTAAAGTTATCGACATAAAGGCGTTCGGTATCAGGGCCTTGATTCAGAAAAAACCATGCGACCCCGGCAAGTAATACCAGTGAGGCCGCTGCTGCCCAATATGACCAACGCACTGAACGTACCGGGTTC
It includes:
- the pdxH gene encoding pyridoxamine 5'-phosphate oxidase — encoded protein: MSVEIADLRKEYTLNGLDRSDVLADPFAQFRQWFEAALGAGIPEPNAMHLATVGENGRPSGRIVLIKEVDSRGFVFYTNYESDKGHDLAANPVASLTFFYPELERQIRVEGVVEKVTPEESDIYFGSRPRGSQIGAWVSRQSTIIQNRDELTNRQNELETQFEGKPVPRPPHWGGYRVVPDLIEFWQGRPSRLHDRIRYRLVDGAWVIERVSP
- a CDS encoding OmpA family protein; translation: MKNPIQVRGGAPTLTHTDQFIYEGRLFGPSGASREVNVFEKLIGLGFELTRKNDRTHRGWGLTAGGVQQTHVIGLETASYLSSKYLLIYRYLGFGGGIKRFWENPDKNVHYFVHLSARYATNAREHTIEQKWPKVTEGGVLDYVERGTGYRMINRAPTANWAICPEVGVQWGGTVPVRLSIQYVKPLTDPLFLKQFDYYQSNLLRSSEVLSLSQHSVVLNLGIPLTIFEHTFRRQPRVQPTPKPKQPQVTSKPAPPAPKPVLPPTDTLPVVKPAERIRLNNVLFAPSRADLFASSYAELDSLVSLMLSRPTLVIRLEGHTDKIGETGANQQLSENRVRAIKTYVVSNGVAADRITTVGYGDTRPICPSPCAENRRVEFVIVRE
- a CDS encoding DUF349 domain-containing protein, whose amino-acid sequence is MANEEKEIKGPEDLTSKPAEMLELDATENAAAEPAQEDVTDEPAAQSTETVEASTPVETSEEPAPVEASAEAPVAPVTSEESSVPTAATEAEPTDVSDAQAVSTDEAPAEELPADAEVPSILDEAAPQAEVVAETAAPEAEVAPADAIEPSVAEEISADYADTETAEEEAAAQPAIDYSQFGKAEFVTLLQEQLTTISAEGVTPGDFKRADAILKEAKPLFDQLKAGDRQSALSKYTEENGSDEGFEFKYDESVNQFDALYKQIKSLKNTYFQNLDKAKDSNFATKTELLRRLRELVENDENSAADPKASWNEFKQVQDEWKAAGNINSPHNATLWATYHALVDRYYSNRNIYFELKELDRKRNATLKTEVIQKVEAMAQELADKPVSRQTIDEANALFEEYKHIGPAPKAEQEVLWGRMKAALDTLYERRRGQTEEQRKESAQLYEEKSKIYEELVPFTSFSSSSINDWNDKTKEVMAIQDRWNALKGSMPREEGKELSKKFWATLKSFFYNKGEFFKELEAKREQNLKAKTELCEQVEAILESGEDTPELTQRVIELQRQWKNIGQVPEKFKNSIFDRFKNACDSFFNRKRNKNQETEREFEDNLAKKNELIARIEAAASEGADLSQMNEFKREWSSIGFVPKRDMQATQKRYINAINALVGAMGKMTQKEKDRVIQETEAEVNQGRRGGGNRGDRDRDSYRRGGHGDGDSRGGDIRRRITALENDIATYRNNIEFFARSKNADKLRADIDKKIADAQKQLDDLRNQLRAAQSA